The region CTCCCTCGCCATGGTGATCTCGGTCGCCACGCCCCGTCGCTCCATCCGCGACGCCGTGCTGGGCGGCgtgctcggcgccggcggtcgcCAGCTCTACCAGCCCCTCCGCTGCGCCTTCTACGACGGCGCGGCCGGGGGCGGCATCCCCGGcgacggcctcgccgccgcgctctccgaGGTCGGCAccgagggcggcgccgccggcgtcggtgGGCTCCCGTGCGGGCGGAAGGCGGCGAAGAACGTGCTCATCCTCATGAGCgacaccggcggcggccaccgcgcgTCCGCCGAGGCCCTCCGCGACGCCTTCCGCCTCGAGTTCGGCGAGGCCTACCAGGTAGCACGTCCGCCCAAAAGCCCACGAAATTACAGCTCCAATCCAATTTTTGCCCGCTAAAGATTTGAACTCCAATCACTCGCAAGTTCATCAAATCGCCCGCTAAAAATTTGAACTCCATCTCCATGGTGTCTTTCGCCGCAGGTGTTCGTGAGGGATCTGGGGAAGGAGTACGGCGGGTGGCCGCTGAACGACATGGAGCGATCCTACAAGTTCATGATCCGCCATGTCCGGCTGTGGAAGGTGGCGTTCCACGGCACCTCGCCGCGCTGGGTGCACGGCATGtacctcgccgcgctcgcctACTTCTACGCCAAGTACGCGCACTCATCCATCCATGCCATCCAATCGCTCTTCATTAGCATCCAAAATCGTGGTCGACTGATTGATCAATCTCCGTTCGTTGATCGATGCGCGGAAAATGGCTGGTCCCAGTGAGGTGGTGGCCGGGATCATGAGGTACAGCCCCGACATTATCATCAGCGTGCACCCGCTGATGCAGCACATCCCGCTGTGGGTGCTCAAGTGGCAGAGCCTCCACCCCAAGGTGCCCTTCGTCACCGTCATCACCGACCTCAACACCTGCCACCCCACATGGTAACGATCGAGCCACTTCGGCGGAGCTCAGGCGCCTCCACCGACCCACTCTCTctccccggcggcgcgcgcggccggccggcgccaaTCTTAGatggattgattgattgataaaGCTTCGCCGGCCGGTGCAGGTTCCACCATGGCGTGACGAGGTGCTACTGCCCgtcggcggaggtggcgaagAGGGCGCTGCTCCGGGGGCTCGAGCCGTCCCAGATCCGCGTGTATGGTTTGCCGATCAGGCCGTCCTTCTGCCGCGCCGTGCTCGACAAGGTCGGCCCACATTCTCGGATCATCTTTCTCTCGTCGGCTGCAGCATTGGCGCTGATCGATCGGCTTGGTGGGGTTTGGGTGTGGCAGGACGAGCTGAGGAAAGAGCTCGACATGGACCCCGAGCTGCCCGCGGTGCTACtgatgggcggcggcgaggggatgGGCCCGGtggaggagacggcgagggcgctcGGCGACGAGCTCTACGATCTCCGGAGACGCCGGCCCGTGGGGCAAATGGTTGTCATCTGTGGCAGGAATCAGGTGCTGCGGTCCACGCTGCAGTCGTCGCGGTGGAATGTCCCCGTCAAGGTACCATCCATGCAGTAGTAGTATATGCCGAATCTGCGGTGCTGATGCCCCGTGAGATGCGCATTTCTCTGCTatatttattagataaaatttaaatttttaatattaaatttagtattgatttttaaagttttaagcTCAAATGTGAATTTTtatcgtaaattttttattgattttttaaaggtttaagctaaaatttgattttttaatcttaaatttattattgaactctttttagtttagtttaaatttCGGTTATGCTTTtggatcactaaaaatacgtatataaaatttttatttataaattatttttcgattgTAAAGACGTTCGTTTGCTTTTTtctggaaaaaaagaaaagatgatcGCCGAGTAATGACCAACATTTTCGTTTTTGTGTTCTCTCAGATTAGAGGGTTCGAAAAGCAGATGGAGAAGTGGATGGGCGCTTGCGATTGCATCATCACAAAGGTTGGTTAATGGAGAGACGGAGGAGTGAAtcgtgctttttttttttctgagacTGGATCAGTGTTGGCACCTAGTACAGTTTTTTTAGTGATGAAGCATGCCTTGTTTGCAGGCAGGTCCTGGCACCATTGCAGAAGCCTTGATAAGGGGACTCCCAATTATCCTCAACGACTTCATACCTGGACAGGTGCGTGCGGGTGCAGTTACCATTTAATTTACCGGAGTATCAGATTTGCaccctattttttttgtttttgcttattcttataagccaaaatttaaattctcaaaCTTAAactagttgattttgaagtttcaAGCCTtggatttttagatcgctactaacatatttataaaaatgttattaataaattaattctttttacaAACATACCATTTTGCCTTTTTCTGTTAAAAGACCAAACAAACACCCTTTTGCTTTGCTGATTTTAAgactattaaattaaatgGTTTTCTTGGATTAATTAAtacaaaatgataaattatctGAAAATAATAGCCAGGTAATTCGTGCAGTCGCTACAATgccccccccccttttttttttgcttttttcaaTTATTAAGTGAAGCCAGACTTTTTCATGCTCCCAGCAAAAGCAAGCAATCGGAGACATGGTCTAGATGGGCCAGGAATGCATCTCTATGGGCCATAAATTTAGTTCAAACTTTAGGGTATATAAGCACGTGGATTGTCCAGCATATTGAGGCCCATACACACGACACGAGACCTGAGAGggcaaatgaaaaacaaaacaaaagcaagAACTTCTGAGTATTAAAGTTGCCTGTCATTGTCTCACCCTGCCATTATTATGTACTACGTACAGGAGGTCGGGAACGTGCCCTACGTGGTGGACAACGGCGCGGGCGTCTTCTCCAAGGACCCCAGGGAAGCCGCGAGGCAGGTCGCCCGGTGGTTCACCACTCGCGCGGAGGAGCGCCGGAGACACTCCCGCAACGCGCTGAAGCTGGCGCAGCCCGACGCGGTGTTCGACATCGTCAGGGACATCCACCggctccagcagcagcagcagccggccACGGTGACGCGGATCCCTTTCTCCCTCACCGCGCCTTTCACTTACAGCTTGTGAAACCGCATCGGAGAGGTCTGCCTGCCTGCATGCCTTGGGAAGATTGGTTCTCCTTGCTGAAGAATCTGTACATACAAATTAAGTTGGAATTCTTTGGCCTTGGGGCGGTTTGCTAGTTCGTTTTGTCCAAATGTGTAAATGAAATAAGAACAGATGAACTGATGATGCAATAGAGAGACTGATATAAACTTCTGTGACCTCTAACGATTTATCAGTGACTTTTTTGTTCAAGTCTAACCGGACCATCTGATGATATGCGTAGGCCGTTCGTCGTTGTCTATTTTTGTATTCGCACTAGACTGTTTGGCGTgcctaattttttaatctgacgttgacttttaaatctattaATTTGGCTGatcgtcttatttatttttttaaatatacaaaattataacttatGGTTAAAGTATTATTGAATCCCaacaaagtaattaataattatacaaaTTTGTTCAACAAAAGGAATTTAATGGTTAAATGTACACCTGAAAGTTAATGGCATCAAATAAAAGAGATGAAGGGGTTAACTTAGTGGCCGCACAATGGTGAGCGTTGAAATCTGCTTCCGAAGTGTACTGTATCTGAAGCATGCAAGGTACGTGCAACAATATAAATTACACTACTGTAAACACACAATTTGTTTGATAAGTTCTGACTGGCATtaccatacaaatatataacaaaatcaaTCACCTGGATGCATGGAGTGGCTTGCCAGATGATATCACCTGTCCGTTAATACATTATTATAAGTGCATAATAAGTACGTACATACTATTCATTACTCCCTCTCCCCTAACTAGTACCATAGTCTGATTTTTGATAATAAGGGTGTgtggttaaacttttaaaattttggctattAATAGcttttagtttgaaaatactAGAATAATATGTATAAGTGAGTCATAGTCAAAGATAGATTTAGATGATCTTGTCATTGTTTAAAACAATGAGAATTATTAAACTGCAGGAGTAGTTTACTTATTGGCAATAAAGTCAAAGCAATTTGTCCACTAATTTCTTTATcaaatacttcctccgttccataacgtaagatgtttgacttttttgcttgtaatgttcaaccatttatcttattcaaaaaattatggaaatatcatttatttttcttgcgatttactttattatcaaaataactttaagcacgacttatcattttttctatttgtactaaatttttgaacaagacgaatgatcaaacgttacaacaaaaaagtcaaacatcttatattatgaaacggatgagGTAGTATTTATCTCATTGTTTTCATGAGCTGAACAGTACTTTCCATACGCAACTCCAAACAATAACAGTGCTTATTAGGATTGAGAACTTGTCGTGCCGCATGTATGTGAATGTGACGAATAACACTTCTTCAGTTAATAGTATCCAAATACCTAGTTAGTATATTTAGCACTGGCGTTCTCGTGTCTTCTGGACCTGCCATTCAATATAACAAgtattcacaaaaaaattatcaaatcaaACAGGCAAAGACAAATCGTTTTAGTTCTTATTGATCCAAGAAAGCATTaagaatatagataaaatctaacaaatgctatcgacaaacacttaattgtAACAAATATCATTCATGAGTGCGGAttctataaaatactattgtataaacgattttctctaaaaaatgtTATCGCCGTAAGGGTTTCGTCAGCATTTCTCCATTAAGTGCTACAATATGAATAGTGTTACTagcatgggatcacatatctCTAACGGGCCTAAAGCCTTATCTCTATCTGGTAGGGTCAGTCAGCAAAGGTTGGTGATGTGTACTaacatctcaatcgggcataAGGCCGTCACAGATAGATGTTATCTCAATTGGGCCAACGAAATGCCCGTCACTGATAAGGTTGACCAAACGATATGAGTCATACCTAGCCCGTCATGGATAACCTATCTCAATTGGGCAAAGCAACTACCGTCATAGATAACTACTTATCTCTATCGGGCAAAATAACTGGCCGTCACACAAATAGATTTGAGCCACGCGTGGAATCAAAATTGACCTAGTTCGTATGACGTTATCTCTATCGGGCTTTAACTTTTAGCCCGACAGAGATGACTATATCTCTACCGGTTTATTATAGAGCCCGCCACAGATGACTttatctctaacgggcttAAATACTACGCCCGTTAGTGACGAGTaggttagaaaaaaatgtgttttgcTAGACTCATGATTTTGCTAGTCATGCCCGCTatggatatatatttcattcacATCTTTTTGGCCCTCCAAAGCTAAGTTATAAACTGAAACAAGTTtagatataataaattaactgAGACATTATATAATCCAGAAAAACAAATAGTACATATTAGACCTAATTGCAGTAATTGTTCAAGCATTGAAAATTTTCGTTGCAAGTATATACTTAATTACAATTTTTGTTCAATACAATTCaatgaatatataattatacaaTTAGATGTTTGTCGCAAGCATTGAAAATGTTGAAGCATTCAGAGACGAGCTAGCTACTTGTCCGTTATGATTATGCTCAAAACAACATTATCTACTCCTTGGGTAAGATAGTTATCACTTATATGTTGAGGAAACACGATATTTATTTTGTCACCAAACCACTCAGATTCAAATTGCTCGAGAAAGAGCAGCTTGAGCTAGTACCACTTGGGTTGGTAACAACTCGAAACAGTGCTGCTCGAGTCAAGATACTCGATATTTCGAGAATGCCTTTCGGTTAATGTCCTTATAGACTCTATTAGGTGCATCTTTGATGcacctaaatttttatacgGTCTTTGTTagactctatttttaaaattcttatT is a window of Oryza brachyantha chromosome 8, ObraRS2, whole genome shotgun sequence DNA encoding:
- the LOC102712378 gene encoding probable monogalactosyldiacylglycerol synthase 2, chloroplastic encodes the protein MVISVATPRRSIRDAVLGGVLGAGGRQLYQPLRCAFYDGAAGGGIPGDGLAAALSEVGTEGGAAGVGGLPCGRKAAKNVLILMSDTGGGHRASAEALRDAFRLEFGEAYQVFVRDLGKEYGGWPLNDMERSYKFMIRHVRLWKVAFHGTSPRWVHGMYLAALAYFYANEVVAGIMRYSPDIIISVHPLMQHIPLWVLKWQSLHPKVPFVTVITDLNTCHPTWFHHGVTRCYCPSAEVAKRALLRGLEPSQIRVYGLPIRPSFCRAVLDKDELRKELDMDPELPAVLLMGGGEGMGPVEETARALGDELYDLRRRRPVGQMVVICGRNQVLRSTLQSSRWNVPVKIRGFEKQMEKWMGACDCIITKAGPGTIAEALIRGLPIILNDFIPGQEVGNVPYVVDNGAGVFSKDPREAARQVARWFTTRAEERRRHSRNALKLAQPDAVFDIVRDIHRLQQQQQPATVTRIPFSLTAPFTYSL